From a single Streptomyces misionensis genomic region:
- a CDS encoding helix-turn-helix domain-containing protein, with protein sequence MPHRPASVAPHLRRLLELLAAGAPAEDLGAVAVEARRSGATAQDLAEVEQATEAALRVQSTLRQHRRREAELTALFDTAGDLASLRDLDAVLRSIVRRARMLLGTDTAYLTLPDEEAGDTYMRVTDGSVSELFQNLRLQLGEGLGGLVAQTARPYASPDYRTDDRFVHTGSIDAGVLDEGLVAILGVPLLLGSGSGGQVIGALFAADRTPRTFAPDEVALLCSLADHAAIAIDTAKAMADARAALAELAEANTVIREHSAAMQRAAESHDRLTDLVLRGGDVSDVAAAVAGLLKGDVAVHDGSGWPLTAVGEHGGTLTRGAPDAGGAEDAAALVAAAESSRATAHAVFRDGRWVCAVLAGHELLGCLVLYGRPELDDPDRRLFERSSVVTSLLLLLRRSVAETENRVRGDLVTDLLTAPDRDPAGLVARGRRLGIDLDRPHVLLVARADDAARGRLADAAVQYLFGNGGISAEHEGAAVLLLPCDGTGPGAAARAAAGQLGQLTGVPVTVAGAGPAAGPRALADAHAEGLRCLRALRVLGRTGHGASVAELGFLGVLLGDGHDVDGFVTAVLGPLLEYDARRGTQLVRTLRAYFDRGGSLTRAKEELHVHVNTVVQRLDRVQALLGPDWNTPERALELQLALRLHLLSGA encoded by the coding sequence ATGCCGCACAGACCCGCCTCCGTCGCCCCGCACCTGCGCCGGCTGCTCGAACTCCTCGCCGCGGGCGCGCCCGCCGAAGACCTCGGCGCCGTCGCCGTCGAGGCCCGGCGCAGCGGTGCCACCGCCCAGGACCTCGCGGAGGTCGAGCAGGCCACCGAAGCGGCGCTGCGGGTGCAGAGCACGCTCAGACAGCACCGGCGCCGGGAGGCGGAGCTGACCGCGCTCTTCGACACCGCGGGCGACCTGGCGTCCCTGCGCGACCTGGACGCGGTGCTCCGGTCCATCGTCCGGCGGGCCAGGATGCTGCTGGGCACCGACACGGCGTATCTCACGCTGCCCGACGAGGAGGCCGGGGACACCTACATGCGGGTCACCGACGGCTCGGTGTCGGAGCTGTTCCAGAATCTGCGGCTGCAACTGGGCGAGGGCCTCGGCGGTCTGGTCGCGCAGACCGCCCGCCCCTACGCCTCGCCGGACTACCGCACCGACGACCGCTTCGTCCACACCGGCAGCATCGACGCGGGGGTCCTCGACGAGGGTCTGGTCGCGATACTCGGGGTGCCGCTGCTGCTGGGGTCGGGAAGCGGCGGCCAGGTCATCGGGGCGCTCTTCGCCGCGGACCGCACGCCCCGCACCTTCGCCCCGGACGAGGTGGCCCTGCTCTGCTCGCTGGCCGACCACGCCGCCATCGCCATCGACACCGCCAAGGCCATGGCCGACGCGCGGGCCGCGCTCGCCGAACTGGCCGAGGCCAACACCGTGATCCGGGAGCACTCCGCGGCCATGCAGCGTGCCGCCGAGTCACACGACCGGCTCACCGATCTGGTGCTGCGCGGCGGTGACGTGTCGGACGTGGCCGCCGCCGTGGCCGGTCTGCTGAAGGGGGACGTCGCGGTCCACGACGGCTCCGGGTGGCCGCTGACCGCGGTCGGCGAGCACGGCGGGACGCTCACCCGGGGCGCGCCGGACGCCGGTGGCGCCGAGGACGCGGCGGCGCTGGTCGCGGCGGCGGAGAGTTCCCGCGCCACCGCCCACGCGGTCTTCCGGGACGGGCGCTGGGTCTGCGCCGTGCTGGCGGGACACGAACTGCTGGGCTGTCTGGTCCTGTACGGGCGGCCGGAGCTGGACGACCCCGACCGGCGGCTGTTCGAGCGGAGCAGCGTCGTCACCTCCCTGCTGCTCCTGCTGAGGCGTTCGGTGGCGGAGACCGAGAACCGGGTCCGCGGCGACCTGGTCACCGATCTGCTCACCGCGCCCGACCGCGACCCGGCCGGTCTGGTGGCCCGCGGCCGCCGGCTCGGCATCGACCTCGACCGCCCGCATGTCCTGCTCGTCGCCCGGGCCGACGACGCGGCCCGGGGGCGGCTCGCCGACGCCGCCGTGCAGTACCTGTTCGGGAACGGCGGGATCAGCGCCGAACACGAGGGCGCCGCCGTGCTGTTGCTCCCGTGCGACGGCACCGGTCCCGGTGCGGCGGCGCGCGCCGCCGCCGGGCAGCTCGGCCAACTGACCGGCGTACCGGTCACGGTGGCGGGCGCCGGACCGGCCGCCGGGCCGCGGGCCCTCGCCGACGCACACGCCGAGGGCCTGCGCTGTCTGCGGGCGCTGCGCGTGCTCGGGCGCACCGGGCACGGCGCGAGCGTCGCCGAACTCGGTTTCCTGGGGGTTCTGTTGGGCGACGGCCATGACGTGGACGGTTTCGTCACCGCCGTGCTGGGACCGCTGCTGGAGTACGACGCCCGGCGCGGCACCCAGCTGGTCCGCACCCTGCGCGCCTACTTCGACCGCGGCGGGAGCCTGACCCGGGCGAAGGAGGAGCTGCATGTGCACGTGAACACGGTGGTGCAGCGTCTGGACCGCGTCCAGGCGCTGCTCGGCCCCGACTGGAACACCCCCGAGCGGGCCCTGGAGCTCCAGCTCGCGCTGCGTCTGCACCTGCTGTCGGGCGCCTGA